The Caldibacillus debilis DSM 16016 genome includes a window with the following:
- a CDS encoding YbaK/EbsC family protein has translation MSLESVRAHLKKWNRDRDIMVFDTPSATVEQAAATIGVEPARIAKTLCFRGEGKRALLVVTAGDAKIDNKKFRHTFGFKARMLSAEEVLEQTGHAVGGVCPFGLANDLDVFLDLSLKRFKTVFPACGSINSAIEVSPEELQEYSGAKDWIDVCKDWQEPVTEGKTSDGAGKTG, from the coding sequence ATGTCCCTGGAAAGCGTCAGAGCCCATCTGAAAAAATGGAACCGGGACCGGGATATTATGGTCTTCGATACCCCGAGCGCCACCGTGGAACAGGCCGCCGCAACCATCGGCGTCGAACCGGCCCGCATCGCCAAAACCTTGTGCTTCCGGGGCGAAGGAAAGCGGGCCCTCTTGGTCGTGACCGCCGGCGACGCCAAAATCGACAATAAAAAATTCCGCCATACCTTCGGTTTTAAAGCGCGGATGTTAAGCGCCGAGGAAGTGCTCGAACAAACGGGCCACGCGGTCGGCGGGGTTTGTCCCTTCGGATTGGCCAATGATTTGGACGTCTTTTTAGACCTGTCCTTAAAACGGTTCAAAACCGTTTTCCCCGCATGCGGAAGCATCAACTCCGCCATCGAAGTGAGCCCGGAAGAATTGCAGGAATATTCCGGGGCCAAGGATTGGATCGACGTCTGCAAAGATTGGCAAGAGCCGGTTACGGAAGGGAAAACTTCAGACGGCGCAGGGAAAACAGGATAA
- a CDS encoding rhodanese-like domain-containing protein, giving the protein MKELSAKEVERLLQEGKKLNIIDVRETEEMAEGKIPGAVNIPLSILEFRLHELDQTKEYILVCRSGGRSGLAAELLASRGFQVINMRGGMQAWEGEVE; this is encoded by the coding sequence TTGAAAGAACTGTCCGCCAAGGAAGTGGAACGATTGCTGCAAGAAGGAAAAAAACTCAACATTATCGATGTTCGCGAAACCGAAGAGATGGCGGAAGGGAAAATTCCCGGGGCGGTAAACATTCCTTTGAGTATATTGGAATTCCGCCTTCATGAACTGGATCAAACGAAGGAATACATTTTGGTCTGCCGTTCCGGAGGCCGGAGCGGTCTTGCCGCCGAGCTTTTGGCGTCCCGCGGTTTCCAGGTCATCAATATGAGAGGCGGCATGCAGGCTTGGGAAGGAGAGGTGGAATGA
- a CDS encoding glutaredoxin family protein, with protein MNKVTVYTTTHCPYCMMLKKFLKEQDIPFTEVNLDKNPSMIAKLVNTTGQLGVPQTEVNGRWIIGYDPARILEALK; from the coding sequence ATGAACAAAGTAACCGTTTATACAACGACCCATTGCCCTTATTGCATGATGTTAAAAAAATTTTTAAAAGAACAGGATATCCCATTTACCGAAGTCAATTTGGACAAAAATCCAAGCATGATCGCCAAACTCGTGAACACGACCGGCCAATTGGGCGTTCCGCAGACGGAAGTGAACGGGCGATGGATCATCGGCTATGACCCGGCACGTATTCTAGAAGCATTAAAATAA
- a CDS encoding CoA-disulfide reductase, which yields MVRKVIIVGGSAGGATAAARLRRLSEDVHIVLVERGEHVSYANCGLPYYIGGIIKERKKLFVQTVKGLSERYNLDIRILSEAVGINPNKKIVRIKNLQTGEWYEESYDKLLLSPGAKPVIPPIPGLEENERLFTLRNIPDTDRIKDFIDRHQPQKAAVIGGGFIGIEMAENLARQGIEVTIIETADQIMAPLDFEMAQILHRHLREKGIRLIFKKEVQAFKNKGKQIMLSDGTEIGTDMTFLSIGVRPENELAKTAGLSLGERGGIIVNEYLQTSDEHIYAIGDAIETVHPISGKKGTIPLAGPANRQGRIAADNIMGKKEKYYGTLGTSVVKVFDYTAAATGLNEKTLRGLEIPYEAVHLHPSSHAGYYPGAGPIALKLLFDKGSGKIYGAQAIGREGADKRIDVIATAIKGGLTVDDLTDLELCYAPPYSSAKDPVNLAGYVASNILAGDLEQIQWYEVDEIIAGGGLLIDVREAKERERGYIKGSVHIPLNELRNRLDELPKGETIYVACQSGQRSYLASRILKNHGFSVKNLDGGWKTYSYAYGLLP from the coding sequence ATGGTAAGAAAAGTGATTATCGTCGGTGGAAGCGCCGGCGGGGCGACGGCCGCGGCCAGGCTTCGAAGGCTGAGCGAAGATGTCCATATTGTTTTAGTGGAACGGGGAGAGCATGTCTCCTATGCCAACTGCGGGCTGCCCTACTATATCGGCGGAATCATTAAAGAAAGAAAAAAACTTTTCGTGCAAACCGTTAAAGGATTGTCGGAACGATATAACCTTGATATCCGAATTCTCAGTGAAGCAGTAGGCATAAATCCAAACAAAAAAATCGTTCGAATCAAAAACTTGCAGACGGGAGAATGGTATGAGGAATCCTACGACAAATTGTTGCTGTCCCCGGGCGCGAAGCCGGTCATTCCTCCCATTCCCGGATTGGAGGAAAATGAAAGATTGTTTACATTAAGAAATATTCCCGATACGGATCGGATAAAAGATTTTATCGATCGGCATCAACCGCAAAAGGCGGCCGTCATCGGCGGCGGTTTTATCGGAATCGAAATGGCGGAAAATCTGGCCCGTCAAGGGATTGAAGTGACCATCATCGAGACGGCGGATCAGATCATGGCGCCGCTGGACTTCGAAATGGCGCAAATTTTGCACAGACATTTGCGGGAAAAAGGAATCCGGCTCATCTTTAAAAAAGAGGTGCAGGCCTTCAAAAACAAAGGGAAACAAATTATGCTTTCGGACGGAACAGAAATCGGCACGGATATGACCTTTCTCTCGATCGGAGTCCGGCCCGAAAACGAACTGGCGAAAACCGCCGGGCTATCCTTGGGCGAACGCGGGGGAATCATCGTCAACGAATATTTGCAAACTTCCGACGAACATATTTACGCCATCGGAGATGCCATCGAAACCGTGCATCCGATCAGCGGCAAAAAAGGAACGATTCCGCTGGCGGGCCCGGCCAATCGCCAAGGGAGGATCGCCGCCGACAACATCATGGGAAAAAAGGAGAAATATTACGGGACTCTCGGAACTTCCGTCGTGAAAGTTTTCGATTATACGGCAGCCGCAACCGGATTAAACGAAAAAACATTAAGGGGCCTGGAAATTCCGTACGAAGCCGTTCATCTTCACCCGAGTTCCCATGCCGGCTACTACCCCGGAGCCGGTCCCATCGCCTTAAAACTTTTATTCGATAAAGGGTCGGGAAAAATATACGGCGCCCAAGCGATCGGGCGCGAAGGCGCCGACAAAAGAATCGACGTCATCGCGACGGCGATCAAAGGCGGATTGACGGTCGATGATCTGACCGATCTCGAATTGTGCTATGCGCCGCCTTATTCGTCGGCAAAGGACCCGGTTAATCTGGCCGGCTATGTCGCCTCCAATATATTGGCCGGCGACTTGGAACAAATCCAATGGTATGAGGTGGATGAAATCATTGCCGGGGGAGGGTTGCTCATCGACGTTCGCGAAGCGAAGGAACGGGAACGGGGCTATATCAAAGGTTCGGTCCATATTCCCCTGAACGAATTGAGAAACCGGCTCGATGAACTGCCGAAGGGAGAAACGATTTATGTCGCCTGCCAATCGGGGCAAAGAAGTTATTTGGCCAGCCGGATCTTAAAAAACCATGGCTTTTCCGTAAAAAACCTGGACGGAGGCTGGAAAACTTATTCCTATGCCTACGGGCTCCTTCCGTAA
- a CDS encoding metal-sensitive transcriptional regulator, which translates to MEYNAQMKNRIRRMEGQLRGILKMMEENKDCKEIITQLTAVRSALDRTIGVIVSANLVECVLAAQQEGKQADELIKEAVNLLVKSR; encoded by the coding sequence ATGGAATACAATGCGCAGATGAAGAACAGGATCAGACGGATGGAAGGGCAGCTTCGCGGGATATTGAAAATGATGGAAGAAAATAAAGATTGCAAAGAAATCATTACCCAATTAACCGCTGTCCGTTCCGCATTGGATCGGACGATCGGCGTCATCGTCAGCGCCAATTTGGTCGAATGCGTGCTGGCGGCGCAACAGGAAGGAAAGCAGGCGGATGAACTCATTAAAGAAGCGGTCAATTTGTTGGTCAAAAGCCGGTGA
- a CDS encoding rhodanese-like domain-containing protein: MDVLGYLLLAAVIFFAIRPLLPVKGVRQISAAQLKNELKDKNKQFVDVRTPGEFQLNHIQGFKNIPLQQLPQRMNELSKEKEVVVICQSGIRSRKASSLLKKHGFKVTNVKGGVSAWH; the protein is encoded by the coding sequence GTGGATGTTTTGGGGTATCTACTCCTTGCGGCCGTCATTTTCTTTGCCATCCGTCCCCTTCTGCCGGTGAAAGGGGTCAGGCAGATCAGCGCCGCCCAGCTGAAAAACGAATTAAAAGATAAAAACAAACAATTCGTCGATGTTCGCACACCCGGCGAATTCCAATTAAACCATATCCAGGGTTTTAAAAATATCCCGCTGCAGCAGCTGCCGCAAAGAATGAACGAGCTGTCCAAGGAAAAGGAAGTTGTCGTGATTTGCCAAAGCGGCATAAGAAGCAGGAAAGCCAGTTCCTTGTTAAAAAAGCACGGATTTAAAGTAACGAATGTTAAAGGCGGAGTGAGCGCCTGGCACTGA
- a CDS encoding purple acid phosphatase family protein, which produces MSRKGKYFLATLLIAAVFSLAVFAFMEKKAVNRAVENGYEATDIALGVGRDETEVNLSWYTPETSVPGVIQIAEKSFMKGSEFPVDHAKTVKALLSSASPGFSSHKGTVTGLDSSAEYVYRLGDGKGKWTGPFTFQTGRGDAFTFLFVSDPQIGASGDSASDAAGWEDTLKKAYRSFPDTSFVICAGDQVDDPYNEEQYADYFSPGLLKQIPFATAVGNHDASELYRYHFHVPNESSFGRTSAGGDYWFAYGDALFMVLNTNKKDGEGKAAVRNVGEHIAFMKETLEKNQNAKWKFVVFHHSIYSAANHSQDRDIIRLRKDLVPALDALGIDVVFMGHDHSYVRTFPMKGNQPLPVQRTDGRGRVVDPPGTVYFTANSASGSKYYDLVRGENEDYAAAKSQLYPPAFSVARVTPETFEIGTFRTDTMEVIDSYAIVKK; this is translated from the coding sequence TTGTCGCGAAAAGGAAAATATTTTTTGGCCACACTTTTGATTGCGGCGGTGTTTTCCCTGGCCGTATTCGCCTTCATGGAGAAAAAAGCGGTGAATCGTGCGGTGGAAAACGGGTATGAAGCGACGGATATCGCTTTAGGTGTCGGAAGGGATGAGACGGAAGTGAACCTTTCCTGGTATACCCCGGAAACATCGGTACCGGGTGTTATCCAAATCGCGGAAAAGTCCTTCATGAAAGGTTCCGAATTTCCCGTTGATCACGCGAAAACGGTAAAGGCGCTACTTTCATCCGCCAGCCCCGGGTTTTCGTCCCATAAAGGAACGGTCACCGGCTTGGACAGTTCCGCGGAATATGTTTACCGCCTGGGGGACGGAAAGGGGAAGTGGACCGGCCCATTTACGTTTCAAACCGGACGGGGCGACGCCTTCACGTTTCTTTTTGTATCCGATCCGCAAATCGGGGCAAGCGGCGATTCGGCGTCCGATGCGGCCGGATGGGAGGATACGCTGAAAAAAGCGTACAGGTCCTTCCCCGATACAAGTTTTGTGATTTGCGCCGGGGATCAAGTCGATGACCCGTATAATGAGGAGCAATATGCCGATTATTTTTCGCCGGGTCTTTTAAAACAAATCCCCTTTGCGACGGCCGTCGGCAACCATGATGCATCGGAACTGTACCGATATCATTTTCATGTGCCGAATGAATCTTCCTTCGGAAGGACGTCAGCCGGCGGAGACTATTGGTTTGCCTACGGCGACGCCCTGTTTATGGTTTTGAATACGAACAAAAAGGACGGCGAAGGCAAGGCTGCGGTAAGGAATGTGGGAGAACACATCGCGTTCATGAAAGAAACATTGGAAAAAAATCAAAATGCCAAATGGAAATTCGTTGTTTTCCATCATTCGATTTACAGCGCGGCCAACCATTCGCAGGACCGGGACATCATCCGGCTGCGCAAGGACCTCGTTCCCGCGCTTGACGCACTGGGCATTGACGTTGTATTCATGGGGCATGACCATTCCTATGTCCGAACCTTTCCGATGAAGGGAAACCAGCCCCTGCCGGTGCAGCGAACCGACGGGCGGGGCCGCGTCGTCGACCCGCCGGGCACCGTTTACTTTACGGCCAACTCCGCCAGCGGCAGCAAGTATTATGATTTGGTCCGGGGTGAAAACGAAGACTACGCGGCGGCAAAAAGCCAGCTGTACCCCCCGGCATTTTCCGTCGCGCGTGTCACGCCGGAAACTTTTGAAATCGGGACTTTCCGGACGGATACAATGGAGGTGATTGATTCCTACGCCATCGTCAAAAAATGA
- a CDS encoding AAA family ATPase: MKLNPDTQYIKRITLKRERIDSYDEYPLNLPVVRNLRELDLHPNVTYMIGENGMGKSTLLEGIAVGLGFNPEGGTRNYRFSTFDTHSRLHEFLRIAKGVYRPKDGFFLRAESFYNVATYVEELGPEAVMTFGGKSLHRQSHGESFFSVFLHRFQGKGLYILDEPEAALSPLRQISMLRRIHELVNRESQFIISTHSPILMAYPEAKIFELTEEGIFEKRLEETNHYALMKQFFDDKDRLLHHLLQ, encoded by the coding sequence TTGAAATTGAATCCGGATACCCAATATATCAAAAGGATTACGCTGAAAAGGGAAAGAATCGATTCCTATGACGAATATCCCCTGAACCTTCCGGTCGTCCGGAATCTCCGGGAATTGGATCTGCATCCCAATGTGACTTATATGATCGGTGAAAATGGCATGGGCAAATCGACGCTGCTTGAGGGGATCGCTGTCGGCCTCGGTTTTAATCCGGAAGGCGGGACCCGGAATTATCGCTTTTCCACCTTCGACACCCATTCCCGGCTGCATGAGTTTTTGCGGATCGCAAAAGGGGTATACCGGCCGAAGGACGGTTTCTTTCTCCGGGCGGAGTCTTTTTACAATGTGGCGACCTATGTGGAGGAATTGGGGCCCGAAGCGGTGATGACTTTCGGCGGAAAATCCCTGCATCGGCAATCCCACGGGGAATCTTTTTTTTCGGTTTTTCTCCACCGGTTTCAAGGGAAGGGCCTATACATTTTGGATGAGCCGGAAGCGGCTTTGTCCCCGCTCAGGCAGATCTCCATGCTGCGGAGAATCCACGAACTGGTCAACCGGGAATCCCAGTTTATTATTTCGACCCATTCCCCGATCCTCATGGCCTATCCGGAAGCAAAAATCTTTGAGCTGACGGAGGAGGGGATCTTCGAAAAAAGGCTGGAAGAGACAAACCATTACGCCTTGATGAAGCAATTTTTTGACGATAAGGACCGGTTATTGCATCACCTGTTGCAATAG
- a CDS encoding DUF4411 family protein gives MSGGRVYLLDANIFIDAYKKYYAFDIVPSFWEKIKQQAEAGRIISIDRVKDEIDRYHEEDELKIWVNQVFGRWFVSTDNEEVIESYREIINWAYHQSQFTDAAKNEFASVADSWLIACAKTYNCALVSWERHRPEKKSRIPMPNVCLAFHIPYIGNTFDWLRELRVKI, from the coding sequence GTGAGCGGCGGTCGAGTCTATTTGTTGGACGCAAATATTTTTATTGACGCATATAAAAAATATTATGCGTTTGACATCGTCCCTTCCTTCTGGGAAAAAATAAAACAGCAAGCGGAAGCGGGACGCATCATCAGCATCGACCGGGTAAAAGATGAAATTGATCGTTATCATGAAGAGGATGAATTGAAAATATGGGTAAATCAAGTATTCGGCAGGTGGTTTGTATCTACCGATAATGAAGAAGTAATCGAATCCTACAGAGAAATTATAAATTGGGCTTATCATCAGTCCCAATTTACCGATGCCGCCAAAAACGAATTTGCATCCGTCGCCGACAGCTGGTTGATCGCTTGTGCGAAAACCTATAACTGTGCATTGGTTTCTTGGGAAAGACATAGACCAGAAAAAAAGAGCAGAATTCCGATGCCAAATGTTTGCCTTGCATTCCATATTCCTTATATTGGCAATACTTTTGATTGGTTAAGAGAATTGAGGGTAAAAATATAA
- a CDS encoding ImmA/IrrE family metallo-endopeptidase — protein sequence MEVIKKNFPKFEYWMKREELPTFKQLEKFANFTFTPFGYFFLKEPPEEKLPIPLYRTKNDSVETDPSANLKDTVYTMERRQDWMREYLIDNEEHPLKFVGKYKITDDYLTVAEDIRRTLGLKKGWAAECKTWQEAFRLFIRKVEEQRIIVVINGVVGNNNYRKLDVNEFRGFVLVDEYAPLIFINGADGKAAQMFTLAHELAHVWFGASAAFDLESLQPADANIEEACNRVAAEFLVPEKELLDFWPEVREEPDRFQLVARYFKVSEIVSARRALDLKLITKNEFFEFYQSQYVNQQRENRESSDGNFYYTSLYRVGRVFAEAVINAVKDGQLLHHEAYRLTGLQGKTFIEFAERLGFGGNGL from the coding sequence TTGGAGGTCATCAAGAAAAATTTCCCTAAGTTTGAATATTGGATGAAGAGGGAAGAACTTCCGACATTTAAGCAACTGGAAAAATTCGCTAATTTCACATTTACTCCCTTTGGTTATTTTTTTCTGAAAGAACCGCCGGAAGAAAAACTGCCCATTCCTCTTTACCGGACGAAAAATGATTCGGTTGAAACGGATCCGAGCGCCAATCTCAAAGATACGGTCTATACCATGGAAAGACGCCAAGACTGGATGAGGGAATATTTGATAGATAATGAAGAACATCCTTTAAAATTTGTCGGAAAATACAAGATCACCGATGATTATTTAACAGTGGCGGAGGACATCAGGCGGACGCTGGGACTGAAAAAGGGCTGGGCGGCCGAATGTAAAACTTGGCAGGAAGCTTTCCGTCTTTTCATTCGAAAGGTTGAAGAGCAGCGAATCATAGTCGTCATCAATGGGGTGGTGGGGAACAATAACTACAGAAAATTAGACGTGAATGAATTTCGAGGATTTGTCCTTGTGGATGAATATGCTCCCCTTATTTTTATCAACGGGGCGGATGGCAAGGCCGCTCAAATGTTTACGTTGGCCCATGAATTGGCCCATGTTTGGTTTGGTGCGAGCGCAGCCTTCGATTTGGAAAGTTTGCAGCCTGCGGATGCGAACATTGAGGAAGCGTGCAACAGGGTTGCCGCCGAATTCCTTGTCCCTGAAAAGGAACTTTTGGATTTCTGGCCTGAGGTGAGGGAGGAACCGGACAGATTTCAGCTCGTGGCCCGATATTTTAAGGTCAGTGAGATCGTTTCCGCACGCCGGGCATTGGATTTAAAATTAATTACAAAAAATGAATTTTTTGAGTTCTATCAAAGCCAATATGTGAACCAACAACGGGAAAACCGGGAAAGCAGTGATGGCAATTTTTATTATACTTCACTTTATCGTGTGGGCCGTGTATTTGCGGAAGCGGTCATCAATGCCGTGAAAGATGGTCAGTTGCTGCATCACGAGGCCTATCGCCTGACCGGCTTGCAAGGGAAAACTTTTATCGAATTTGCCGAGCGATTGGGCTTTGGGGGGAACGGTCTGTGA
- a CDS encoding GIY-YIG nuclease family protein, translating to MMKDAIGHIIYVGKSKNLKNRVRSYFQNGKTRSRKLENLVKNVKDLDYIETDTEFEALLLENQLIKKLDPRYNKKLKNPRSYTYIAIRTGADRPGIRTAAAKKENDGSLYFGPFPNRTTVEKAIRGLKEFLRIDCTNPSSSGHPCLNYSLGLCFGICLGGEAAIRYRQILSQIALLLSAKDAAILKEMKEKMKEAAARYDFETAARYRDYWISVRSLIQKEQAIRFAEKRRNIALLERLNEETCKLFLIKGNQILSAERLRLDNRGRDGLKQRIKSRIVSVFGQADASPQEMHKENVDEAEIIYQYLRKSGRPFLVVPKKWLQDHGGGKLDEGIDRLLAILRA from the coding sequence TTGATGAAAGATGCCATCGGCCATATCATTTACGTGGGAAAATCGAAAAATTTGAAAAACAGGGTCCGGTCCTATTTTCAAAACGGCAAAACCCGCTCGCGAAAATTGGAAAACCTGGTCAAAAACGTTAAGGATTTGGATTATATCGAGACCGACACGGAATTTGAGGCGTTGCTGTTGGAAAATCAGCTCATTAAGAAACTGGATCCCAGATACAATAAAAAATTGAAAAATCCCCGATCCTATACCTATATCGCGATCCGTACGGGCGCAGACCGGCCCGGGATCCGGACGGCCGCCGCAAAAAAAGAAAATGACGGCAGCCTGTATTTCGGCCCCTTTCCCAACCGGACGACGGTGGAAAAAGCGATACGGGGATTGAAAGAATTTTTGCGAATCGACTGCACGAACCCATCAAGTTCCGGGCATCCCTGTCTGAACTATTCCCTCGGACTTTGCTTCGGGATCTGCCTCGGCGGGGAAGCCGCGATCCGATATCGGCAAATCCTGAGCCAAATCGCCCTGTTGCTGTCGGCGAAAGATGCGGCCATCCTGAAGGAAATGAAGGAAAAAATGAAAGAGGCGGCCGCCCGTTATGATTTTGAAACCGCCGCGAGATACCGGGACTATTGGATTTCCGTCCGTTCTTTAATCCAAAAGGAACAGGCGATCCGTTTTGCCGAAAAACGCCGCAACATCGCCTTGCTCGAAAGATTGAACGAAGAAACGTGCAAACTTTTTCTCATCAAAGGGAATCAAATCCTCTCCGCGGAACGGCTCCGGCTGGACAATCGGGGGCGCGACGGGCTGAAGCAGCGGATCAAATCCCGCATCGTATCGGTTTTTGGCCAAGCGGACGCATCCCCGCAGGAAATGCATAAGGAAAACGTCGATGAAGCGGAAATCATCTATCAATATTTGCGGAAATCCGGCCGCCCTTTTCTCGTCGTCCCGAAAAAATGGCTGCAAGATCATGGGGGCGGCAAATTGGACGAGGGCATCGACCGCTTGCTGGCAATTTTGCGGGCTTGA
- a CDS encoding DUF6179 domain-containing protein, which yields MTDIEKRRIMDRTNLSGETYFLSLLQAGHHYGFLTDSDLEKIQRQCLELLAAKADEWSRGKSSSIRTERAESIMKSNLYTIGLYLKTLPDPEAAVQELKTATVKDMYQKGRKILGAKLHTAKHFYHLVLKNKIVTVNEAYNATLGKSGIGIFFNTYNPDFEAHEIPASIDYQLCRPVTDLAGVEFIQKYLENVYLENEFCRHFAAEDIHHLLSGYDENYQHLLINIFEQVLTGAIGCLLAGGNVRKLEINPEEVRALQEELSGDEDRAIACKIRKAAGDLSELENLTRPSLRDYIEKSLPKITANILHAVRTNTLDKTFVPPLHPERKPSIRFFSNAKMADEAYREMIAELLVCRFSTDKLALIREKVKAFDDLEDVLLDARLSVKEILLLFDSLGDMEIAALIKRQPFHSDVQAVEVSEAEKTLRFSLKTFLEKLPSERRERILSLADRLVEE from the coding sequence ATGACGGATATTGAAAAACGCCGCATCATGGACAGGACAAACTTGAGCGGCGAAACCTACTTCCTTTCCCTTTTGCAAGCGGGGCATCATTATGGGTTTTTGACCGATTCCGATTTGGAAAAGATCCAACGGCAGTGCCTTGAGTTATTGGCGGCTAAAGCGGACGAATGGAGCCGCGGCAAAAGCAGCTCGATCCGGACGGAAAGAGCGGAAAGCATCATGAAATCCAACTTGTACACCATCGGCTTGTATCTGAAGACATTGCCCGATCCGGAAGCTGCGGTGCAGGAACTGAAAACGGCAACGGTCAAGGACATGTATCAAAAAGGGCGGAAAATCCTCGGCGCAAAACTTCATACCGCAAAACATTTTTATCATCTGGTTTTAAAGAACAAAATCGTCACCGTCAATGAGGCGTATAACGCAACCCTCGGCAAAAGCGGCATCGGGATCTTTTTCAACACCTACAATCCGGATTTTGAAGCCCACGAAATTCCGGCTTCCATCGATTATCAGCTTTGCCGTCCCGTTACGGACTTGGCCGGGGTCGAGTTTATCCAAAAATATCTCGAGAATGTTTACCTGGAAAATGAATTTTGCCGGCATTTTGCCGCGGAAGACATCCATCATTTGCTCAGCGGCTATGATGAAAATTATCAACATTTGCTGATCAATATTTTTGAACAGGTGCTGACGGGGGCGATCGGCTGTTTGTTGGCGGGAGGGAATGTCCGGAAGTTGGAAATTAACCCGGAAGAAGTCCGCGCTCTCCAGGAGGAACTGTCGGGGGATGAAGATCGGGCCATTGCCTGCAAAATCCGGAAGGCAGCGGGCGATTTGTCGGAACTGGAGAATTTAACAAGGCCTTCCCTCCGCGACTATATCGAAAAAAGCCTGCCGAAGATCACGGCGAATATTCTCCATGCCGTCAGGACGAACACGCTCGATAAAACCTTCGTTCCCCCGCTGCACCCGGAACGAAAGCCAAGCATCCGATTTTTCTCCAATGCGAAAATGGCCGATGAAGCGTACAGGGAAATGATTGCCGAGTTGCTGGTGTGCCGCTTTTCAACGGATAAGCTTGCCCTGATACGGGAAAAAGTGAAAGCTTTCGATGATCTGGAAGACGTATTGCTCGACGCGCGTCTGAGCGTCAAAGAGATCCTTTTGCTTTTCGATTCCCTCGGAGACATGGAAATCGCAGCCCTGATCAAAAGGCAGCCGTTTCACTCGGACGTTCAAGCCGTGGAGGTATCCGAAGCGGAAAAGACCTTGCGTTTCTCGTTAAAAACTTTTTTGGAAAAGCTTCCGTCCGAAAGACGGGAACGGATCCTGTCGCTGGCGGACCGTTTGGTTGAGGAATGA
- a CDS encoding DUF6323 family protein, with protein sequence MPLEILNIFSPLIQKKPVEEILSCNSMTVRYGLVLTERDAVDLLETGDRALKSNGRIEFGGGVIPKIIAEFCDSPYLTKDGWIETLRELTELFYYFKNETMDLISDDDLIAFMKEQFDGKCHGSPALLADALDSFARRMRDGTDPDRPEDEMGVDDDGY encoded by the coding sequence ATGCCGTTGGAGATCCTGAATATTTTTTCCCCGTTGATCCAAAAAAAGCCGGTGGAGGAGATCCTCAGCTGCAATTCCATGACCGTACGGTACGGACTCGTTCTCACCGAGCGGGATGCCGTTGATTTGCTGGAAACGGGAGACCGGGCATTAAAAAGCAACGGCCGCATCGAATTCGGCGGAGGCGTCATCCCGAAAATCATCGCGGAATTCTGCGATTCCCCGTATCTCACGAAGGACGGTTGGATCGAAACCCTCCGGGAGCTTACCGAACTGTTTTATTACTTCAAAAATGAAACGATGGATCTCATAAGCGATGATGATTTGATCGCATTCATGAAGGAACAATTTGACGGCAAATGCCACGGGTCCCCCGCTTTGCTTGCCGATGCCCTTGATTCCTTTGCCCGGCGGATGCGGGACGGTACGGATCCGGATCGTCCGGAAGATGAGATGGGGGTTGACGATGACGGATATTGA
- a CDS encoding TfoX/Sxy family protein — MASNPEFVQYVCDQMRGAGNITYKKMFGEYGIYCNGKIIGLVCDNQFFLKPTEGGKKVLGAVIEEPPYEGAKPYFKIDEIDDRELLETAAKATYDELPEPKPKKRKSG; from the coding sequence ATGGCTTCAAATCCGGAATTTGTCCAATATGTTTGTGATCAAATGAGGGGCGCGGGAAACATCACCTATAAAAAAATGTTTGGAGAATATGGCATTTATTGCAACGGAAAAATCATCGGATTGGTATGCGACAATCAATTTTTTCTCAAACCGACCGAAGGGGGCAAAAAGGTGCTCGGCGCCGTCATCGAGGAACCGCCGTACGAAGGCGCGAAACCCTATTTCAAAATCGATGAAATCGACGACAGAGAGCTTTTGGAAACGGCGGCCAAAGCGACGTATGACGAGCTGCCGGAGCCGAAGCCGAAAAAGAGAAAATCGGGCTAG